Sequence from the Mycobacterium florentinum genome:
CACGGACTGACCCTGTGGCTGGTGACGGCCAGCGCCGGCGAGTGGCAACGGACGGACGTCTCTGTCGCTCTGGCGCAACGATATTCGTTCGCCTACGCCGACCTCGACGCGGCGGCGGCACTGGCCGAGATCGCGGGCTGAGTTCAGCCCCGCTCCAGGATGGGTGGGTCGTAGCGGATGACGTTCTCCACGACCATCCCGTCGCGCGTGCGGACCCGGTCCAGGCCCCGGATCTGGAACGGGCCGTCCGGCCCGGTGCCCCGCCCGATGTAGTGCACGAACACCAGCTGCTCATCGGCGGCGGCACCGGATACCGTCGCGCTGTCGACGACCTCGAGCTGCAAATCCGGTGCGGCATCCAGTATTTCGGCCAGCTTCGCCGTGTACGCGTCGATCCCGCGAACCGGCTCCGGGTCGCCCGGCCAGTAGCCGACGATGTCGTCGGCCAGGATGTCCAGCCCGCGCGACAGGTCGGGAGCCGCCCAGAACGCCGCGAACAGTTCGGCGCTGAACTTCGGTCCAGCAGAAGCGATGTCGGTCATGATTCCCTCCAGGGGCAGACGCTCGGATTGAGCGCGTTCGTCAGCAAGCGTGTCCCGGCGCGCTGCGGCAGCACAATTACCTCCAAGGTCATCGCCGTGACTACGCAAACGTGGTTACCGTGAGTGGGTGAGCCACGCGCCGGTCGGTGTCCTGTTGCGCGAATGGCGCACGCGCCGACGGGTCAGCCAGCTCGACCTGTCGCTGAGTGTCGGTGTGTCGGCACGGCATCTGAGCTTCATCGAGACCGGGCGCTCGCGACCGAGTCCGGAGATGGTGCTCACCCTGGCCGAGGGCCTCGACATTCCGTTGCGGGAGCGCAATGCGCTGCTGCTCGCCGCCGGGTTTGCCCCGCGCTACCAGGCGCGTCCGCTCGACGACGCGGCCCTGTCCCCGGCCCGGGACGCGGTGCAGCGCCTGCTCGACGCGCACGACCCTTACCCCGGCGTGGTCATCGACCGGTGCTGGAACATCGTGGGGGCCAACGCCGCCGCGTCCGCGCTCACCGCCGGCCTGTCCGAGGAACTGCTCGGCCCGCCGACCAACATCTACCGGCTGTGCCTGAATCCCGACGGCCTGGCGGCGCGGACCCTGAACTTCGGAGAATGGGCGGGCTACCTGCTGCACCAGTTGCAGCGCACGATCGCACTGACCGGCGACCCGGCACTGCGGGCCCTGGGCGAAGAGGTGCGCTCCTACCCCGGTGTCGCGACGGCCGCGAAACCCTGGGGCACCCCGTCAGACGGCGCGTCGTTGCTGGTTCCGTTCGTGCTCGATGCCGGCGGCGGCCGGCGGCTGTCGATGTTCACCACCCTGACGACGTTCGGCACTCCGCTCGACGTCACACTCGCCGAATTGGCCGTCGAATTGTTCTATCCGGCCGACGCCGAAAGCGCCCGCCTGCTGCGCGGCGAGTAGCTCTTTAGACTGGGTGCGTGACTGTCTCCGGAGCGGGCGCCCGCACTCATGTGGCCGACACCGTCGAACACGCAGCCGCCACCCCCGACCAGCCGCAGCCCTTCGGCGAATTGGGCCTTAAAGACGACGAGTACCAGCGGATTCGCGAGATTTTGGGCCGCCGGCCCACCGACACCGAGCTGGCGATGTACTCGGTGATGTGGAGCGAGCACTGCTCCTACAAGTCGTCCAAGGTCCATCTGCGGTACTTCGGCGAGACCACGACCGACGAGATGCGCGCGGGCATGCTGGCCGGCATCGGGGAGAACGCGGGCGTGGTCGACATCGGCGACGGGTGGGCCGTCACGTTCAAGGTCGAGTCGCACAACCACCCGTCCTACGTCGAGCCCTACCAGGGCGCGGCGACCGGTGTCGGCGGCATCGTGCGCGACATCATGGCCATGGGCGCGCGGCCCGTCGCGGTGATGGACCAGCTGCGGTTCGGCGCCGCCGACGCGCCCGACACCCGCCGCGTGCTCGACGGCGTGGTCCGCGGTATCGGCGGCTACGGCAACTCGCTGGGCCTGCCCAACATCGGCGGCGAGACCGTGTTCGACGCGTCGTATGCGGGCAACCCGTTGGTGAACGCGCTGTGCGTGGGGGTGTTGCGCAGGCAGGACCTGCACCTGGCGTTCGCGTCGGGAACCGGTAACAAGATCATCCTGTTCGGTGCGCGCACCGGTCTCGACGGCATCGGTGGCGTGTCCGTGCTGGCGTCGGAGACCTTCGGCGGCGACGAGGGCGGCGGGCCCGGCCGCAAGAAGCTGCCCTCGGTTCAGGTCGGTGACCCGTTCACCGAGAAGGTGCTGATCGAGTGCTGCCTGGAGTTGTACGCGGCGGGCCTTGTGATCGGCATCCAGGACCTTGGTGGTGCCGGATTGTCTTGTGCGACTTCCGAACTCGCATCGGCCGGCGACGGTGGCATGCGCGTCGAGCTGGAGAGCGTTCCGTTGCGGGCGGCCAACATGACCCCCGCCGAGATCCTCTCCAGCGAGTCGCAGGAGCGGATGTGCGCGGTGGTCGCCCCGGAGAACGTCGAGGCCTTCCTGGCGGTGTGCCGCAAGTGGGAGGTGCTGGCGACGGTGATCGGTGAGGTCACCGATGGGGACCGGCTGCGCATCACCTGGCACGGCGAGACCGTTGTCGACGTGCCGCCGCGCACCGTGGCGCATCAGGGGCCGGTGTACGAGCGACCGGTCGCGCGCCCGGAATCGCAGGATGCCTTGAACGCCGACCGGTCGAGCAATCTGCCCCGGCCGGTCACCGGTGACGAGTTGCGCGCGACTTTGCTTGCGCTGCTGGGCAGTCCGCACCTGTGCAGCCGGGCGTTCATCACCGAGCAGTACGACCGCTATGTGCGTGGCAACACGGTGCTGGCCGAGCACGCCGACGGCGGGGTGCTGCGCATCGACGAGTCCACCGGCCGCGGCATCGCGCTGTCGACCGACGCCTCGGGCCGCTACACCAAGCTGGATCCCTACACCGGAGCCCAGCTCGCGCTGGCCGAGGCCTACCGCAACGTCGCGGCCACCGGGGCCGTCCCGGTCGCGGTGACCAACTGCCTCAACTTCGGCTCGCCCGAAGACCCCGGGGTGATGTGGCAGTTCTCCCAAGCGGTCCGAGGACTCGCCGATGGCTGTGTCGCCCTGGGGATTCCGGTGACCGGCGGCAACGTGAGCTTCTACAACCAGACCGGAACGGCCGCGATCCTGCCCACTCCGGTGGTGGGCGTGTTGGGTGTGATCGATGACGTCGACCGGCGCATCCCGACCGCCCTGGGCACCGACCCGGGAGAATCCCTGCTGCTGCTGGGCGACACCCGCGACGAGTTCGACGGGTCCATCTGGGCGCAGGTGACCGGCGATCATCTCGGCGGGTTGCCGCCCGCGGTGGACCTGCAGCGCGAGAAGCTGCTGGCCGAGGTGCTCAGCGCGGCATCACGCGACGGGTTGGTGACCGCGGCCCACGACCTGTCCGAGGGCGGCCTCGCCCAAGCCATCGTGGAATCGGCGCTGGCGGGTGAAACAGGTTGCCGCATAGTGCTTCCCGAAGGCAGCGATCCGTTCGTGACGCTGTTCTCCGAGTCGTCGGGCCGGGTGCTGGTCGCGGTGCCGCGCACCGAGGAGAGCCGGTTTCGATCCATGTGCGAGGCGCGCGGACTTCCCGCTGTGCGTATCGGCGTCGTCGACCAGGACTCGGACGCGGTGGAATTTCAAGGCCTGTTCACGGTGCCGCTGGCCGAGTTGCGCGCGACGTCCGAAGCGGTGCTGCCGCGATTCTTTGGCTGAGCGCCCCGGTTGGCGTGCGCGGCAACCGATTTACCCGGTGTGCACCCGGTCCTGTTGGTCGGGGACGACGCTGCCGTCGGGACGGAGCAGCGGTGCCCGGCCGCCGTCAGGCGCGTCGAAACCCTGTGTCGCGCAGGGGTAGGGCGGGCTCACGCCCACGGGGCCGATGAACATCGGGTTGACCAGCCATCGTCCGTCCAGATCGGCGTAGGCCCGGCACATCAACTCGATCTGGTTGCGATTGATCACCAGGTGCAGCGCGGTGGCGTCGGTGACGAAGGTGACGTCTCCATCGGAGTCGCCGGACCCGAGGACCTGGCGCCGCTGCTCGGGTAGCTGGTCGAAGGCGCCCGCCCCCTGGACGCCGAAGACTTGCTCGTTGATCCGACAGCGCTTGCCCTCGTTATACGGAACCGACGGTTCCCCACCGCACAGCGCCAACCGCGTAGTCAGGACGTCGCCGTCGTGTTCGGTGCGGGTGCCCATCGCATGGTCGGCGGAGATTCCGAGATCGGCGGCCCAGACTCGCACCACCGGCTCGGGCGAGGCGGAGATGATTCGGACGTCAAATCCGTTGGCCTGCAGCGTGGCAACGAGATCTCGCATCTGAGCGTAGTAGCGCACCCACCCGGTTTGGCGGGTGCTGCCCACCGGTTGTTCGGTGCCCTCGGGCGCGTCCAGGCTTTCCCGCCGGGCCGCTTCGGCGAAGCCGGTGATATCGGTCTCGGTCCAGCCGGCCAGCAGTTGCGAGCCCCAGGCGGCGGCGGGGTTGATGCGTCGATGGTTGTAACCGGTGAATGCCGGTGCGCCCGTGCGGGTCTGGCGATCGCCGGCTATCGAGACCAGTTCGTCGGCACACCCGGGGTTGGCTCCCGTCGGCAGCGGCTGGCCCGGGGGCGCCAGCGCGCCACAGGCAGCGGCCAATTCCGCGGCCGCCGCCGTGGTGAGGTATTGGCTTGTCGTGCTCCAATTTCCGCCGGCGGGCTGACGCAGCTTCGAGTTGCGCACCATCCACCAGAAGGTCGCGGAGCCGATGTCGTTCTTCACCATGGTGCCGTCCCAGTCGAAGAGCGCCACCGGCGCGTCGTTCGTCTCGGGCTCCAGCTTGCCGCAGCTGCCCAGCTTGGCGATCATCGCGTTGAGCCGGTCCCGGTTGTCGCCAAACCAGCCGGGATCGGCGGCCAGGGTGCGGCAGCCGTTGTCGCTGGCGTCGCCTTCGCGATGGTCGCCCGAATCGCCGCAGCCCGACAGTGACGCCACGGTGATTGCCAACGCCATGAGTCGACGAGCGACGGCCGCGCTCCGGTAAGAAGTCATCGTCTCTTTCAGGGGTTGATGGTGTTGTCGCCCAGCTGGCGGCCCCACACGTATTCCACGGCGAGTGGTGAACCGACCTCAAAGTGGTTGTACGGGGCTACGCTCGCGCCGGTGTCCATGACGAGATAGGGGGCCGGCCACAGTTCGCGGGTGATCGATTTCCAGCAGCCTGGCCGCCCGCCGGGGCCACCCCTGGCGTTGGTCCGCGGCAGGTTCTCGGGGTAGGTGTACGGATTCGGCGCTCCCGCGATCGAGCCCGAGGAGTGCGCCCCCAGCGCATAGCCGTTGTCGCCGAGCGCGACGTGCAGCTTGGGCGCGACTTCGTTGAAATTGCGGATGGTGCAAAAGATTTCGGGGCTGTATTCGTCCAGCAGCTGGGCGGTGGGAACGAGATCGGTGGCCCCTCGCGAAAAGTACGGCCCACTGCGCCCGAACACGTCGGCGCCGCTGTTGCCCAATCCCGCCGCCGCGAGCAACGCCGCATCCAGATCGCCCTGCTGCCGGTTGAGCGTCCGCGCGGTCGTCACCGCGTGCTCGAGCGCATCCCACAGGTCCGGGGTGGCATCGGCGTACGTGTCGCCCAGCGCCGCCAGCTGCGCAATATCGAAGCGGAGCCGCGGCAGCTGCGGATTCACGTCGTCGAGGATCGCGTTGCCGTTGAGCAGTGAGGCGCCGAATTTCTCCCCCAGCCCGGCCAGCGCCTGCGCCGTCGCGGACAACGTCAGGTTCACCTTCACCGGATCGATCTTCTCGGTGATCGATGTCAGTGTCTCGAACAACGTGTTGAACTCGGTCGTCACCGTCGTCGCATCGATTACCATCGACGGTGTAATCGATTGTGGTGCAGGGTTTTTCGGTGAACTCAAGGCGACGTATTTGTTGCCGAACACCGTGCTCGCCTTCACTTCGGCCGCCACATTGGCCGGAATCATGTTGACGTACCTCGGAGTCACGTCCAGCACCACTTCGGCGGCCGGCTGGCCGGCCCGGGTGATCTCGGAAATGCCGGCCACCCGGCCGATCTCGACACCGTTGTAGGTGACCTTGGAACCGGGATCCATCACCAGACCCGCGCGGGCGACCACCATCGTCAACTTCGTTTTCGGTGTGAAGTCTCCGCGGAACTGCGCGTACAAGACAAACCCAACGAGCCCCATGACCACGATCGTCACGAGGCCGACGGTTTTATACGGTGGCCCGCGGCGCGGATCCATGATTCTGAGACCCTAAGGTATGGCCGCCCGCGATAGTGCCGATCCGGCCAAGACACGTCAGGTCCTAATGACCGTGGCGGACTGGCTGCGCGACGAAACGCGTCCGGCGCCGGATCGCGCCACACTGGCGACGGCGGTTCGGCTCACCGCACGCACGCTGGCCGCGCTGGCACCCGGCGCCAGCGTCGAGGTCCGGGTCCCGCCGTTCGTCGCGGTGCAGTGCCTGGCCGGGCCGAAACACACCCGCGGCACGCCACCCAATGTGGTGGAAGCCGACCCGCGGACATGGTTGCTCCTGGCCACCGGAATCGTGACGCTCGCCGACGCGAAGGCCGCCGGATCGCTGACGTTATCGGGGGCTCGAGCGGGTGAAATTGACCACTGGTTGCCCCTGTTCGATATGGGATGAATATAACTCTGAACTGCAGGTTTAGGGTGACACGCCGAGAACATTTGGGTTCAACACGCCCAACAGATTCGCCCCGTGGGCTTACGTGCCCGTAAACTTCGTGACGTCACCACTCTCTAGGGAGCCGCCCACCGTGACCGTCCAGGAATCCGAGCAGGACCTGAACTCGCCCCGCGAAGAGTGCGGTGTATTCGGGGTTTGGGCCCCAGGCGAGGAAGTCGCCAAACTCACCTACTACGGCCTTTACGCGCTGCAGCATCGCGGCCAGGAAGCCGCCGGTATCGCCGTCGCCGATGGATCTCAGGTACTGGTCTTCAAAGACCTCGGGCTGGTCAGCCAGGTGTTCGACGAGCAAACGCTGGCGGCCATGCAGGGCCACGTCGCGATCGGGCACTGCCGGTACTCCACCACGGGCGACACCACCTGGGAAAACGCCCAGCCGGTGTTCCGCAACACCGCGGCCGGCACCGGGGTTGCCTTGGGACACAACGGGAATCTGGTCAACACCGCTGAACTTGCCACCCGCGCTCGCGACGCGGGTTTGATCTCGAAGCGCTACCCGGCCCCGGCGACGACGGACTCCGACATCCTGGGCGCGCTGCTGGCCCACGGCGCGGCCGACTCCACCCTGGAGCAGGCGGCGCTCGACCTGCTGCCGACCGTGCGCGGCGCCTTCTGCCTGACCTTCATGGACGAGAACACGCTGTATGCCTGCCGCGATCCCCACGGGGTCCGGCCGCTTTCGCTCGGACGCCTGGATCGCGGTTGGGTGGTGGCCTCCGAAACGGCGGCGCTCGACATCGTCGGTGCCTCGTTCGTCCGCGACATCGAGCCGGGTGAATTGCTGGCGATCGACGCGGACGGGGTGCGGTCCACCCGCTTCGCCAACCCGACTCCCAAGGGTTGCGTCTTCGAATATGTCTACCTGGCCCGGCCGGACAGCACGATCGGCGGCCGGTCGGTGCACGGTGCCCGGTTGGAGATCGGCCGCCGGCTGGCCCGCGAGCGGCCGGTGGACGCCGACCTGGTGATTGGTGTGCCGGAATCGGGCACACCCGCGGCGGTGGGATACGCGCAGGAGGCCGGCATTCCGTACGGGCAGGGCCTGATGAAGAACGCCTACGTCGGGCGGACCTTCATCCAGCCGTCCCAGACGATCCGGCAGCTGGGCATCCGGCTGAAGCTCAACCCGCTCAAAGAGGTGATCCGCGGCAAGCGGCTCATCGTC
This genomic interval carries:
- the purF gene encoding amidophosphoribosyltransferase, coding for MTVQESEQDLNSPREECGVFGVWAPGEEVAKLTYYGLYALQHRGQEAAGIAVADGSQVLVFKDLGLVSQVFDEQTLAAMQGHVAIGHCRYSTTGDTTWENAQPVFRNTAAGTGVALGHNGNLVNTAELATRARDAGLISKRYPAPATTDSDILGALLAHGAADSTLEQAALDLLPTVRGAFCLTFMDENTLYACRDPHGVRPLSLGRLDRGWVVASETAALDIVGASFVRDIEPGELLAIDADGVRSTRFANPTPKGCVFEYVYLARPDSTIGGRSVHGARLEIGRRLARERPVDADLVIGVPESGTPAAVGYAQEAGIPYGQGLMKNAYVGRTFIQPSQTIRQLGIRLKLNPLKEVIRGKRLIVVDDSIVRGNTQRALLRMLREAGAVEVHVRIASPPVKWPCFYGIDFPSPAELIANAVEDEEEMLEAVRHAIGADTLGYISLRGMIAATEQPASRLCTACFDGKYPIELPSETALGKNVIEHMLSTAARGAELGDLAADEVPVNH
- a CDS encoding nuclear transport factor 2 family protein produces the protein MTDIASAGPKFSAELFAAFWAAPDLSRGLDILADDIVGYWPGDPEPVRGIDAYTAKLAEILDAAPDLQLEVVDSATVSGAAADEQLVFVHYIGRGTGPDGPFQIRGLDRVRTRDGMVVENVIRYDPPILERG
- a CDS encoding HAD family hydrolase, with translation MALAITVASLSGCGDSGDHREGDASDNGCRTLAADPGWFGDNRDRLNAMIAKLGSCGKLEPETNDAPVALFDWDGTMVKNDIGSATFWWMVRNSKLRQPAGGNWSTTSQYLTTAAAAELAAACGALAPPGQPLPTGANPGCADELVSIAGDRQTRTGAPAFTGYNHRRINPAAAWGSQLLAGWTETDITGFAEAARRESLDAPEGTEQPVGSTRQTGWVRYYAQMRDLVATLQANGFDVRIISASPEPVVRVWAADLGISADHAMGTRTEHDGDVLTTRLALCGGEPSVPYNEGKRCRINEQVFGVQGAGAFDQLPEQRRQVLGSGDSDGDVTFVTDATALHLVINRNQIELMCRAYADLDGRWLVNPMFIGPVGVSPPYPCATQGFDAPDGGRAPLLRPDGSVVPDQQDRVHTG
- the purL gene encoding phosphoribosylformylglycinamidine synthase subunit PurL — translated: MADTVEHAAATPDQPQPFGELGLKDDEYQRIREILGRRPTDTELAMYSVMWSEHCSYKSSKVHLRYFGETTTDEMRAGMLAGIGENAGVVDIGDGWAVTFKVESHNHPSYVEPYQGAATGVGGIVRDIMAMGARPVAVMDQLRFGAADAPDTRRVLDGVVRGIGGYGNSLGLPNIGGETVFDASYAGNPLVNALCVGVLRRQDLHLAFASGTGNKIILFGARTGLDGIGGVSVLASETFGGDEGGGPGRKKLPSVQVGDPFTEKVLIECCLELYAAGLVIGIQDLGGAGLSCATSELASAGDGGMRVELESVPLRAANMTPAEILSSESQERMCAVVAPENVEAFLAVCRKWEVLATVIGEVTDGDRLRITWHGETVVDVPPRTVAHQGPVYERPVARPESQDALNADRSSNLPRPVTGDELRATLLALLGSPHLCSRAFITEQYDRYVRGNTVLAEHADGGVLRIDESTGRGIALSTDASGRYTKLDPYTGAQLALAEAYRNVAATGAVPVAVTNCLNFGSPEDPGVMWQFSQAVRGLADGCVALGIPVTGGNVSFYNQTGTAAILPTPVVGVLGVIDDVDRRIPTALGTDPGESLLLLGDTRDEFDGSIWAQVTGDHLGGLPPAVDLQREKLLAEVLSAASRDGLVTAAHDLSEGGLAQAIVESALAGETGCRIVLPEGSDPFVTLFSESSGRVLVAVPRTEESRFRSMCEARGLPAVRIGVVDQDSDAVEFQGLFTVPLAELRATSEAVLPRFFG
- a CDS encoding MCE family protein; this translates as MDPRRGPPYKTVGLVTIVVMGLVGFVLYAQFRGDFTPKTKLTMVVARAGLVMDPGSKVTYNGVEIGRVAGISEITRAGQPAAEVVLDVTPRYVNMIPANVAAEVKASTVFGNKYVALSSPKNPAPQSITPSMVIDATTVTTEFNTLFETLTSITEKIDPVKVNLTLSATAQALAGLGEKFGASLLNGNAILDDVNPQLPRLRFDIAQLAALGDTYADATPDLWDALEHAVTTARTLNRQQGDLDAALLAAAGLGNSGADVFGRSGPYFSRGATDLVPTAQLLDEYSPEIFCTIRNFNEVAPKLHVALGDNGYALGAHSSGSIAGAPNPYTYPENLPRTNARGGPGGRPGCWKSITRELWPAPYLVMDTGASVAPYNHFEVGSPLAVEYVWGRQLGDNTINP
- a CDS encoding helix-turn-helix domain-containing protein, producing MSHAPVGVLLREWRTRRRVSQLDLSLSVGVSARHLSFIETGRSRPSPEMVLTLAEGLDIPLRERNALLLAAGFAPRYQARPLDDAALSPARDAVQRLLDAHDPYPGVVIDRCWNIVGANAAASALTAGLSEELLGPPTNIYRLCLNPDGLAARTLNFGEWAGYLLHQLQRTIALTGDPALRALGEEVRSYPGVATAAKPWGTPSDGASLLVPFVLDAGGGRRLSMFTTLTTFGTPLDVTLAELAVELFYPADAESARLLRGE
- a CDS encoding sterol carrier family protein; the encoded protein is MAARDSADPAKTRQVLMTVADWLRDETRPAPDRATLATAVRLTARTLAALAPGASVEVRVPPFVAVQCLAGPKHTRGTPPNVVEADPRTWLLLATGIVTLADAKAAGSLTLSGARAGEIDHWLPLFDMG